The Rhinolophus sinicus isolate RSC01 linkage group LG09, ASM3656204v1, whole genome shotgun sequence genome includes a window with the following:
- the LOC141573117 gene encoding uncharacterized protein LOC141573117, with the protein MARAIYEIHNKNSNAMFQIKLLYERDTLQATQRARPGRTTEKLLQNNKEERQPQQESQSEFHLILRQAEKGVRGRRTDPGTPGTRGTAAGPSCLRAAGPARPIRRPRSLSRRIAGLPRAPCRRRREPAPGRGSRGRGARARPGEGEGTGRVTWSRAMARRVRSPAGASPRGRRARRSPGGPERSSAPASKRPGQAAPPRGRAAARAGRAASSSRAAPRRGASLAGRPAPLTRSPTPGGHGAEGREERGSRERADANASSATRAAPLPQRRRRPGPRFCCQLVERTLSMRARRPHPGCFEQKIAIRMKEVDQCHERRVRALILLSPTSIM; encoded by the exons ATGGCAAGGGCAATTTATGAAATccacaataaaaattcaaatgcaaTGTTTCAAATCAAATTACTTTATGAAA GAGACACGCTCCAGGCGACCCAACGCGCTCGGCCCGGGAGGACGACAGAGAAACTACTCCAGAACAACAAAGAGGAGCGGCAGCCGCAGCAGGAGTCCCAGTCCGAGTTTCACTTGATTCTGCGACAAGCTGAGAAGGGAGTTCGGGGCCGGAGGACCGACCCGGGAACGCCAGGGACGCGAGGCACCGCGGCCGGCCCGTCCTGCCTGAGGGCCGCTGGCCCGGCCAGGCCCATCAGGCGACCCCGCTCGCTCTCCCGGCGGATCGCCGGCCTCCCGCGCGCTCCCTGCCGCCGTCGCCGGGAGCCCGCCCCGGGGCGGGGAAGCCGCGGGCGGGGTGCGCGGGCCCGGccgggggaaggggaggggacagggcgCGTTACCTGGTCTCGGGCGATGGCGAGGCGAGTTCGCTCTCCCGCCGGGGCTAGTCCGCGGGGGCGCCGGGCCCGTCGCTCCCCCGGCGGCCCGGAGCGCTCCTCGGCCCCCGCCTCGAAGCGTCCAGGCCAGGCCGCCCCTCCTCGGGGCCGCGCAGCTGCCCGCGCGGGCCGGGCCGCCTCGAGCTCCCGGGCCGCCCCGCGGCGGGGGGCCTCTCTCGCGGGGCGCCCGGCTCCCCTCACCCGCTCCCCTACTCCAGGCGGCCACGGAGccgaagggagagaggaaaggggctCCCGAGAGCGGGCGGACGCGAACGCTAGCTCCGCCACCCGAGCCGCTCCGTTACCGCAGCGGCGACGACGACCAGGACCGAGGTTTTGCTGCCAACTTGTCGAGAGGACACTGAGCATGCGCGCGCGGAGACCACATCCGG GTTGCTTTGAACAGAAAATCGCCATAAGAATGAAAGAAGTTGACCAATGCCACGAGAGACGTGTCAGAGCTTTGATTCTGCTGAGTCCCACGTCCATTATGTAA